One Arthrobacter sp. B3I4 genomic window, ATATGGTCATCGGCCTGGCCGTTACCCTTGATGGCATCCTGGGAGCGCCACGAGGACGTGGCGGTGGGGTTGGTGCCGTCCGTGCGGATGGCCCAGTGCACAGCGCCGGCGAGCTGGTCGCTCCAGAGCACGCCGATCTTGTTGCTGCCGAAGGCCACGACCGCCGAGATGTCGTCCGGCGCCGGGTTCGGGTTGGTCACCGGAAGCACAAACGGAGTACTCCAGCTGGTCCCGCCGGGCGCCGAGTTGTTGACGTAGACGGTGTTCTTGTAGCCGCCCGTGGAGTTGCTGGACACCTGGGTCCAGGTGGCCCAAATGGCGCCGGTGGTGTCCTTGTCGATGGTCATCGACTCACTGCTGTTGTTGGCAATCGTGGTAGGGAACCCGCTGTCCAGGATGTACTTCCCGCCGGAATAGCTGTAGCGGTACAGCTTGGCCGGCTGGCCGGCGACTGACGGCTTCGGGGCAGAGTCACCGGAGACCGTGACGACGTGCGAGGCGATGTAGAGCTTACTGCCGTCCCACAGCACGTCCGCGAGGGTGCTGGCCCTGCTGTCGTTGAGGACTCCGGTATCGACCCAGCTGTTTGAAGCCAGGTCGAGGCGGTAGATGTGCCAGCCGCTGCCGGACGTCCACATGTCTGCCCACCAAGAACCGTCATTCCACCAGAGCTTGCTCTGCGGCTTGTCCGAGGTGGGCGGATTGCTGACGCCGGTGTAGCTGACGCTGGGGGAACCGTAGTCGCTTGCGGCCGAGGCGTTGCTGGCGATGCCAAGCAGCCCTCCAGCGACGAACAGCGCCATAACCAATGACTGGCTGAGCCAGTGCGATACACGTTTCATATTTGAGACCGTTTCTTTCGTGCGGCGACCGTGGATTGCATGGGAGATTGTCACCGGCTGTCGATGGGGTAATGCTAACCACTTTGAAGAGTGCTGAAAAGAAGGAATTTAAAGAAGGTCCATAGGCGCCCGGTTTCGGCACTAAAGACGTAAAGTTGAGAGTGCGCATTTCGGAGCCGGTGTTCGGTTCGGTGGCACTTCTGAAATGAAAGCAGCACCGCGGGGATGCTTCCCCAGGGGCGCCAGCTGGCCGGTGCCACCGCGGGATGCACGAGTCGGCGGGGCGTGCAGGCCGTCCAAACTTGGCCTCCCGCGGGCCGCCGCAGGGCACAGCAGCCGCTGAAACAAGCGCTTTTCGGGCGTGCAGCCGACCACGAGTAGGCCCGCTGGCCATGCCCCGCGTTTCCCAAGTAGACCGGGACGGCTACCCAAGTAGGGGCGTAGTTTGCCTGCGGGAAAGTGTACAAACACCCAAGTAATAGCCACTCGTGACACAACTTTAGGTGAACTTTAGGCTCGGGATATGGCCACAGCCCAGTGGCAGCTGGGATATGGGTCGGTACAGGTTTGCGAAAGAATTTCTCCGAATTTGTCCGATAGGTTCTCAAAATCGCCGGGAGTAATTCCCTGGTGTCTAAATTCATGAAGTGGTGAGGCGTTTGTCAATTCAAAATTTGGCCCCAAGATCCACGTCGAGTACGGAGGGCGCCCCGCACAGGGCATCTGTAAGCGTCGTGATACCAACCCTTAATGAGGAAATGAATTTGCCCTGGGTACTGCGGCGCATGCCGTCGTACGTTGACGAAGTCGTGATCGTGGACGGGCGTTCGCACGATCACACCGTGGACGTCGCCCGTGCACTGCGGATGGATGTTGTGGTGGTTGCCGAGCCGCGCAAGGGCAAGGGCATTGCCGTCCGGGCCGGCTTTGCAGCCGCCTCCGGCGACATCATCGTGATGCTCGACGCCGACGGGAGCATGGACCCGCAGGAAATCGGCTGGTTCGTCTCGCCGCTCCAGCACGACTACGACTTCGTCAAGGGGTCACGGTACGTCACGGGCGGAGGATCCGAAGACCTCACCTGGCTGCGGAACACCGGCAACCGCGTGCTGACCGGGCTGGCAAACACGGTGCTGCGCAGCAACTACTCGGACCTTTGCTACGGCTACATCGCCCTGCGGCGCGAGTGCCTGGAAGTCCTGCAGCTGGAATCGGACGGTTTTGAGATCGAAACCGAACTGATTGTCCGGGCAGCCAGGGCGGGCCTGCGGATTGCGGAGGTCCCGAGCTTTGAGCTGGACCGCATCTCCGGGGTCTC contains:
- a CDS encoding glycosyltransferase family 2 protein gives rise to the protein MIPTLNEEMNLPWVLRRMPSYVDEVVIVDGRSHDHTVDVARALRMDVVVVAEPRKGKGIAVRAGFAAASGDIIVMLDADGSMDPQEIGWFVSPLQHDYDFVKGSRYVTGGGSEDLTWLRNTGNRVLTGLANTVLRSNYSDLCYGYIALRRECLEVLQLESDGFEIETELIVRAARAGLRIAEVPSFELDRISGVSNLQTFRDGWRVLRTLARECTAWEAPTAGARPEALRRVKYTYPDVRFARTPTDPRSLLALAEGA